The Carassius auratus strain Wakin linkage group LG30F, ASM336829v1, whole genome shotgun sequence genome contains a region encoding:
- the LOC113067929 gene encoding cystatin-B-like: MSMCGAWSPVKPVTLEVIKICLEMRKPIEDRVVNGNDSKVYIPSVYSYQILNGTNYVVKVFLGGRDDGVCVHAKIHQALPCNDGKLTLSRFQFPKTFDEPLEPF; this comes from the exons ATGTCAATGTGTGGAGCCTGGAGTCCAGTGAAACCGGTCACTCTAGAGGTGATAAAGATTTGCCTTGAG ATGAGGAAACCGATTGAGGACAGAGTTGTGAATGGAAATGATTCAAAGGTTTACATTCCTTCGGTCTATTCTTATCAGATTTTGAATGGAACAAACTATGTGGTCAAG GTGTTTCTTGGTGGAAGGGATGATGGAGTGTGTGTTCATGCGAAGATACATCAGGCTCTTCCCTGTAATGATGGAAAACTGACACTGTCTCGATTCCAGTTTCCTAAAACCTTCGATGAACCTCTGGAACCCTTCTGA
- the LOC113068019 gene encoding cystatin-B-like, whose amino-acid sequence MSMCGAWSPVKPVTLEVIKICLEMRKSIEDRAVNGNDSKVYIPSVYSSQIVNGTNYVVKVFLGGRDDGVCVHAKIHQALPCNDGKLTLSGFKFPKTFDEPLEPF is encoded by the exons ATGTCAATGTGTGGAGCCTGGAGTCCAGTGAAACCGGTCACTCTAGAGGTGATAAAGATTTGCCTTGAG ATGAGGAAATCGATTGAGGACAGAGCTGTGAATGGAAATGATTCAAAGGTTTACATTCCTTCGGTCTATTCTTCTCAGATTGTGAATGGAACAAACTATGTGGTCAAG GTGTTTCTTGGTGGAAGGGATGATGGAGTGTGTGTTCATGCGAAGATACATCAGGCTCTTCCCTGTAATGATGGAAAACTGACACTGTCTGGATTCAAGTTTCCTAAAACCTTCGATGAACCTCTGGAACCCTTCTGA